Proteins from a genomic interval of Paenibacillus sp. FSL H8-0048:
- the metE gene encoding 5-methyltetrahydropteroyltriglutamate--homocysteine S-methyltransferase — MSKGIKTSSLGYPRIGKNREWKKLLEAYWAGKIDEQNFRSQMEDIQLQHLQTQQQAGVDLIPVGDFTFYDHVLDTAAMFGIVPARYGYKGGEIPLDLYFAMARGNAGAPACEMTKWFNTNYHYIVPEIGSLTPVLTTNKPLAAYRFAKERAGIEGKPVIVGLYTFLKLSKGFPAAGIAAVAARFLPLYVQLLQELQAEGVTWVQIDEPAIVTGLTAEDTALLQNIYSEIAAAVPGLNLMLQTYFEAAEPLEALLALPVQGLGLDFVHDGGKNLESVARLGWPQDKTLGAGILDGRNIWRADTDAKLELVAKLLTYVPQEQLILQPASSLLHVPVTVEGEVKLKAAVKNALAFANEKLAELVLIAAATNEGKERYAAELERSREVLAVFRALPERGRADVAEQVRALAQLPDHRSLPFAERVKVQQEKWRLPLLPTTTIGSFPQTAEVRQARLKWRKGVWNQERYDLFIKRQIAEAITLQEELGLDVLVHGEFERTDMVEFFGEKLAGYLFTAGGWVQSYGSRCVKPPVIYADVAFIEPMTVKESVYAQSLTKLPVKGMLTGPVTILNWSFVRDDLSREAVAGQIALALRHEVSALEEAGIEMIQVDEPAIREGLPLKARDHEYYLNWAVKSFRTATNHVKDTTQVHTHMCYSEFNDMIASISAMDADVISIETSRSHGELIVSFEEQEYDKGIGLGVYDIHSPRVPVVEEMTSAIERALRVLDVQQFWINPDCGLKTRGWDETTGALRNMVKAAVLVREQHGAVAR, encoded by the coding sequence ATGAGTAAAGGAATCAAGACAAGCAGCCTCGGTTATCCGAGAATCGGAAAGAACCGTGAATGGAAGAAATTACTTGAGGCATATTGGGCCGGGAAAATCGATGAGCAGAACTTCCGCTCGCAGATGGAGGATATCCAGCTTCAGCATTTGCAGACCCAGCAGCAGGCCGGAGTTGATCTGATTCCGGTGGGCGATTTCACCTTCTATGACCATGTGTTGGATACCGCCGCTATGTTCGGGATCGTACCTGCGCGTTACGGATATAAGGGCGGAGAGATTCCGCTGGATCTGTATTTTGCCATGGCGCGCGGCAATGCAGGGGCCCCGGCCTGCGAGATGACCAAATGGTTCAATACGAACTACCATTACATTGTGCCTGAGATCGGGAGTCTGACTCCGGTATTGACAACGAATAAACCGCTGGCCGCCTACCGCTTCGCCAAGGAGCGGGCAGGTATTGAGGGCAAGCCGGTTATAGTCGGGCTGTATACCTTCCTGAAGCTGTCCAAGGGCTTCCCGGCAGCCGGCATCGCCGCCGTTGCCGCGCGCTTCCTCCCGCTGTATGTACAGCTGCTACAAGAGCTGCAGGCCGAAGGAGTAACCTGGGTACAGATCGATGAACCGGCAATTGTTACAGGCTTAACAGCTGAGGATACCGCACTGCTCCAGAACATTTACAGTGAGATTGCTGCTGCCGTACCTGGTCTGAACCTGATGCTGCAGACGTACTTCGAAGCTGCGGAGCCGCTTGAAGCATTGCTGGCGCTGCCCGTGCAGGGTCTGGGTCTTGACTTCGTCCATGACGGCGGCAAGAATCTGGAGTCGGTTGCACGCCTGGGCTGGCCGCAGGATAAGACACTAGGTGCCGGTATCCTTGACGGACGCAACATCTGGCGCGCCGATACCGATGCTAAGCTGGAGCTGGTAGCGAAGCTGCTGACCTATGTGCCTCAGGAGCAGTTGATTCTTCAGCCTGCCTCAAGCCTGCTGCATGTGCCTGTAACGGTTGAGGGCGAGGTCAAGCTGAAGGCTGCGGTCAAGAACGCCTTGGCGTTCGCCAATGAGAAGCTGGCTGAGCTGGTTCTGATTGCGGCAGCCACGAACGAAGGAAAAGAGCGTTATGCCGCTGAGCTGGAGCGCAGCCGTGAGGTGCTGGCCGTATTCCGTGCCCTGCCTGAGCGCGGGCGTGCGGATGTAGCCGAGCAGGTGCGTGCCCTTGCCCAGCTGCCGGACCACCGCAGCCTTCCGTTCGCCGAGCGTGTGAAGGTCCAGCAGGAGAAGTGGCGTCTGCCGCTGCTGCCGACCACGACCATCGGCAGCTTCCCGCAGACGGCTGAAGTCCGCCAGGCCCGTCTGAAATGGCGCAAGGGAGTCTGGAACCAGGAGCGTTATGACTTGTTCATCAAGCGGCAGATCGCTGAAGCGATTACGCTTCAGGAGGAGCTTGGTCTGGATGTGCTGGTGCACGGGGAATTCGAGCGTACGGATATGGTGGAGTTCTTCGGGGAGAAGCTGGCCGGCTATCTGTTCACCGCAGGCGGCTGGGTTCAGTCGTATGGCTCACGCTGCGTGAAGCCGCCGGTAATCTATGCCGACGTTGCTTTTATAGAGCCGATGACCGTCAAGGAAAGCGTGTATGCCCAGTCACTGACGAAGCTGCCTGTGAAGGGAATGCTGACCGGACCGGTGACGATCCTGAACTGGTCCTTTGTCCGCGATGATCTCAGCCGGGAAGCGGTGGCGGGACAAATCGCCCTCGCCTTGCGGCATGAAGTATCCGCCCTTGAGGAGGCTGGTATCGAGATGATCCAGGTCGATGAGCCGGCGATCCGCGAAGGTCTGCCGCTGAAGGCGAGAGATCATGAGTATTACCTGAATTGGGCGGTGAAATCCTTCCGGACCGCTACGAATCATGTCAAGGACACCACGCAGGTGCATACGCATATGTGCTACAGTGAATTTAATGACATGATCGCTTCAATCTCGGCGATGGATGCGGATGTCATCTCCATTGAGACCTCACGCAGCCATGGTGAGCTGATTGTCAGCTTCGAGGAGCAGGAATACGACAAGGGGATTGGACTGGGTGTGTATGATATCCACAGTCCGCGTGTACCGGTGGTAGAGGAGATGACTTCGGCCATCGAACGTGCGCTTCGCGTGCTGGATGTCCAGCAGTTCTGGATTAATCCCGACTGCGGACTGAAGACACGGGGCTGGGATGAGACCACTGGCGCACTGCGCAATATGGTGAAGGCCGCGGTCCTGGTGAGAGAGCAGCACGGCGCAGTGGCCCGTTAA
- a CDS encoding DUF1540 domain-containing protein produces the protein MAKDVLCAVNSCTYWAEENKCNAESIFVAYHSSKQPTQSEETDCKTFESK, from the coding sequence ATGGCAAAAGACGTATTGTGCGCAGTTAATTCTTGCACCTACTGGGCTGAAGAGAACAAATGCAACGCTGAATCCATCTTCGTTGCTTACCACAGCTCCAAGCAGCCTACACAATCTGAGGAAACAGATTGCAAAACCTTCGAAAGCAAATAA
- a CDS encoding helix-turn-helix transcriptional regulator → MGKNLRLKASRAAKDMSQKQLADAVGVTRQTIIAIENGDYNPTLRLCIDICETLGKTLDQLFWEGTKDEQNEPG, encoded by the coding sequence ATGGGGAAAAACTTAAGGCTCAAAGCCTCCAGAGCGGCAAAAGACATGTCGCAAAAACAACTCGCAGATGCCGTGGGGGTCACAAGGCAGACGATTATCGCGATTGAGAACGGTGATTACAACCCCACCCTGAGGCTGTGCATTGACATTTGTGAAACACTTGGGAAGACACTGGATCAACTATTTTGGGAGGGAACGAAGGATGAGCAGAACGAACCTGGATGA
- a CDS encoding TVP38/TMEM64 family protein, whose protein sequence is MRKWLTVILYVSCIILAFIYRYELLAWLREDHPLYLSMLAATVLALFPVLPYKLIIGLFGYAYGSFAGALICWSATTIAAALVYGVVASMFRSKSMAYLSRISALDRFVSAVEQRPFASVVIARLAPFIPQMAVNIYAGAAGLPFWSYLGATALGKIPGIALYAFLGGQMFQHPRSAAVAIIVYIAVLAVAGLSMRRRPSAGR, encoded by the coding sequence ATGAGAAAATGGCTAACGGTTATTCTATATGTTTCGTGCATAATCCTCGCGTTTATCTACAGGTATGAACTTCTGGCCTGGCTTAGAGAGGATCATCCTTTGTATTTGTCCATGCTCGCCGCCACAGTGCTGGCCTTGTTTCCGGTCCTGCCCTATAAGCTGATTATCGGTCTGTTCGGATATGCTTATGGAAGCTTCGCAGGAGCGTTAATCTGCTGGAGTGCAACTACAATAGCGGCAGCCCTTGTCTATGGAGTCGTTGCATCCATGTTCCGGAGCAAATCTATGGCCTATCTAAGCAGAATTTCGGCGCTGGACAGATTTGTGTCCGCTGTGGAGCAGCGTCCTTTTGCATCCGTAGTGATTGCCCGGCTGGCACCGTTTATCCCGCAGATGGCTGTGAATATCTACGCCGGTGCCGCCGGACTGCCTTTCTGGAGCTATCTTGGAGCCACCGCACTTGGCAAAATCCCCGGCATCGCCCTCTACGCCTTCCTCGGAGGACAGATGTTCCAGCATCCGCGAAGTGCCGCTGTAGCTATAATCGTGTATATTGCCGTACTGGCTGTGGCCGGATTGTCCATGCGCCGCCGTCCTTCTGCGGGCCGCTGA
- a CDS encoding DUF6773 family protein — MSRTNLDERQLQKRHKAGNQAFLLMAFLLLADMGLQNYGMKWLEYPLSNYTIFMLGVGSYLVRLIWSGAYVGPDGRQSGIGGKSIAGAVLAIVVAACILIVTFVNPTAQSAANGGANGTVILIISVTAGLVILSTVYLIRRRNNRAE; from the coding sequence ATGAGCAGAACGAACCTGGATGAGAGACAACTGCAGAAGCGTCACAAGGCGGGGAATCAGGCATTTCTTTTGATGGCATTCTTGTTGCTGGCAGACATGGGGCTGCAAAACTACGGAATGAAGTGGCTGGAGTATCCGCTTAGCAATTACACAATCTTCATGCTGGGTGTGGGTTCCTATCTGGTACGGCTGATCTGGAGCGGTGCGTATGTAGGACCTGACGGCAGGCAGAGCGGAATAGGCGGGAAAAGCATAGCCGGTGCAGTACTGGCCATTGTGGTGGCGGCCTGTATTCTTATTGTTACCTTCGTGAATCCAACCGCCCAATCCGCAGCTAACGGCGGTGCGAACGGGACGGTAATACTAATCATTTCTGTTACAGCAGGACTGGTCATCTTAAGCACTGTGTACTTGATCCGGCGTAGGAATAACCGGGCGGAGTAG
- the nirB gene encoding nitrite reductase large subunit NirB produces MAAEREKLVLIGNGMAGVGTIEQILKLGGAYDITVFGSEPHPNYNRIMLSYVLEGSKTIEDIILNDLGWYEDNHITLHTGTTVTRIDEQNKVILTDNGLAVPYDKAIIATGSNSFILPVPGSTKDGVVGFRDIADCDAMLAAAKQYRTAAVIGGGLLGLEAAKGLVNLGMDVTVVHLLEDLMERQLDRTASSMLQAELTRQGVKFAMGKQTVELTGEERVTGLRFSDGSVLPAEFVVMAVGIKPNVQLAKDSGITVNRGIVVDDYMQTSMADVYSVGECTEHRGTCYGLVAPLFEQGMVLAKHLSGVQTPGYEGSVVATKLKISGVDVFSAGEFTETPEHTVISAKDEWKRTYKKILLKDNVIVGAVLFGDVTESANLQKLVKNSTEMTNEIYDEVMGTSCCGGGGAKKGMSVEAMADEEIVCGCNGVTKKAIVDAVTENGFTTVDEIKACTGATRSCGGCKPVVEQILQFVLGDSFQQSAKQGICSCTSLSRDEIVAEITAKGLRTTKEVMHVLDWKQAEGCSKCRPAVNYYLGMIYPDTHEDEKESRFVNERMSANIQKDGTYTVIPRMYGGVTTPEDLKRIADVSLKYDVKVVKVTGGQRLDLIGVKKEDVPKVWEELDMPSGYGYAKSLRTVKTCVGSQFCRFGTQDSMGMGAMLERKYERLDMPAKFKMAVNGCPRNCAESCTKDIGIVGNDGGWEVFIGGNGGIKPRIADAFCKVKTDEELVEVCSAVIQYYRETGNYLERTSEWVERMGLEQIQTVVMGNDDNRKELAARIDFALAQVSDPWRKMLDDKNTRTALFEETQV; encoded by the coding sequence GTGGCAGCGGAAAGAGAAAAGTTAGTGCTGATTGGGAATGGCATGGCGGGAGTAGGCACTATTGAGCAGATTCTGAAGCTGGGCGGCGCTTATGATATTACTGTCTTCGGCAGTGAGCCGCATCCCAACTATAACCGGATTATGTTGTCCTATGTACTTGAAGGCAGCAAAACGATTGAAGACATCATTCTCAATGATCTCGGGTGGTATGAAGATAATCATATTACACTGCATACCGGCACAACGGTTACCCGGATCGATGAACAGAACAAAGTAATATTGACCGATAATGGACTGGCGGTTCCTTACGATAAAGCAATTATTGCAACAGGCTCGAATTCTTTCATTCTACCCGTACCCGGCAGCACTAAGGATGGGGTAGTCGGCTTCCGCGATATCGCGGACTGCGATGCGATGCTGGCAGCGGCGAAGCAGTACCGCACGGCGGCTGTTATCGGCGGAGGACTGCTGGGTCTTGAAGCGGCGAAGGGCCTGGTCAATCTGGGCATGGATGTTACCGTTGTGCATCTGCTGGAGGATCTGATGGAGCGTCAGCTGGACCGCACCGCTTCTTCAATGCTACAGGCAGAGCTTACACGACAAGGTGTGAAATTCGCCATGGGCAAGCAGACGGTTGAATTGACCGGCGAAGAACGGGTTACCGGTCTGCGCTTCAGTGACGGCAGTGTGCTGCCGGCAGAGTTTGTAGTAATGGCTGTGGGAATCAAGCCGAATGTCCAGCTTGCGAAGGACAGCGGAATCACTGTTAACCGCGGGATCGTAGTTGACGATTATATGCAGACTTCTATGGCAGATGTGTATTCTGTCGGCGAATGTACAGAGCACCGGGGAACCTGCTACGGACTCGTTGCACCGCTATTCGAGCAGGGCATGGTTCTCGCCAAGCATCTGTCAGGTGTACAGACTCCAGGTTACGAAGGATCGGTTGTAGCAACCAAGCTCAAAATTTCCGGGGTAGATGTATTCTCCGCCGGTGAATTCACCGAAACGCCGGAGCATACCGTTATTTCTGCCAAGGATGAATGGAAGCGAACCTACAAGAAGATTTTGCTTAAGGATAATGTGATTGTCGGTGCCGTTCTGTTCGGTGATGTAACGGAATCTGCGAACCTGCAGAAGCTTGTGAAAAACAGCACAGAGATGACGAATGAAATCTATGATGAGGTTATGGGCACAAGCTGCTGCGGCGGAGGAGGAGCCAAGAAGGGGATGTCCGTTGAAGCGATGGCTGATGAAGAAATCGTCTGCGGCTGTAACGGCGTAACCAAAAAAGCGATTGTGGATGCTGTTACGGAGAACGGCTTCACTACGGTGGATGAGATCAAAGCCTGCACGGGTGCAACCCGCTCCTGCGGCGGCTGTAAGCCGGTGGTGGAGCAGATTCTGCAATTCGTTCTCGGAGACAGCTTCCAGCAGAGCGCCAAGCAGGGAATCTGCAGCTGCACCTCGCTTAGCCGGGATGAGATCGTAGCCGAGATTACGGCAAAAGGCCTCCGGACCACCAAGGAAGTCATGCATGTCCTGGACTGGAAGCAGGCAGAAGGCTGTTCCAAATGCCGCCCGGCAGTGAACTATTATCTGGGGATGATCTACCCTGACACTCATGAGGACGAGAAGGAATCCCGGTTCGTCAATGAACGGATGAGCGCCAATATTCAGAAGGACGGAACTTATACCGTTATCCCGCGGATGTATGGCGGGGTGACCACTCCTGAGGATTTGAAGCGGATTGCCGATGTGTCCCTGAAGTATGATGTGAAGGTTGTGAAGGTAACGGGCGGACAACGCCTTGACCTGATCGGTGTCAAAAAAGAAGATGTACCTAAGGTATGGGAGGAGCTGGATATGCCGTCCGGCTATGGTTATGCCAAGTCGTTGCGTACGGTCAAAACTTGCGTGGGCTCGCAGTTCTGCCGCTTCGGTACACAGGATTCCATGGGCATGGGCGCTATGCTTGAGCGTAAATATGAGCGGCTGGATATGCCGGCCAAGTTCAAGATGGCGGTTAACGGTTGTCCGCGTAACTGTGCAGAATCCTGCACGAAGGATATTGGGATTGTCGGCAACGACGGCGGCTGGGAAGTGTTCATCGGCGGTAACGGCGGGATTAAGCCGCGCATCGCAGATGCCTTCTGCAAGGTGAAGACCGACGAGGAACTGGTTGAGGTCTGCTCCGCTGTCATCCAGTACTACCGTGAGACCGGTAATTATCTGGAGAGAACCTCCGAATGGGTAGAGCGGATGGGTCTTGAGCAGATCCAGACCGTGGTTATGGGTAATGACGACAACCGTAAAGAGCTTGCGGCACGTATTGACTTTGCTCTGGCCCAGGTGAGTGATCCTTGGCGGAAAATGCTGGATGACAAAAACACCCGCACCGCGCTGTTCGAAGAGACACAGGTATAG
- a CDS encoding winged helix-turn-helix transcriptional regulator, with protein MEEHQLTMCPRFETAFSFLGKRWNGLIIQTLMSGPKRFKDISGLIPSMSDKMLSERMKDLECEGILVRHVYPETPVRIEYELTVKGRALEPVMQQIQSWAESWVE; from the coding sequence ATGGAAGAACATCAATTGACGATGTGCCCGAGATTTGAGACGGCTTTCTCGTTTCTGGGCAAGCGTTGGAACGGTCTCATTATTCAGACCTTGATGAGCGGCCCCAAGCGGTTCAAGGATATTTCCGGACTGATTCCGTCAATGAGCGATAAGATGCTGTCCGAGCGCATGAAGGATCTGGAATGCGAGGGCATTCTGGTACGGCATGTGTACCCGGAGACACCGGTGCGCATTGAGTATGAATTAACAGTGAAGGGCCGTGCGCTTGAGCCGGTCATGCAGCAAATCCAGTCCTGGGCCGAGAGCTGGGTGGAGTAG
- a CDS encoding DUF4349 domain-containing protein — MRKWGLHYLLYLVVVAIVLAGCGASSNNSDSAANTDSAFRNEAASEGSAESAPAAVEGKEDSLANTAMAVNDQAAVKGGGGNSALPGAVAGQGTDASAGFTGTDVVAGLNKKLIYKANLNMEVSDYGAAQTEVRNMVTLAGGYIIEFSENMSEYEQGGTFILKVPAAGFSPFLNNLEKIKHEKLQRSIQGQDVSEEYVDLESRLKAKQMMEAQYIDFMKKATKPADLVQFANQLGEIQEQIEQIKGRMRYIDQNVSFSTVELRLYQTEKSLTLTKSNAQGPLGERASEALKSSLKALSVMFQWLVVVLAAALPVLLVAGVVVALVLWLRKSFKRRQPAHLEQARQGGNRLSDRESQPHPEVAPVVPAAPEEENTGKQNK; from the coding sequence ATGCGAAAATGGGGTCTGCATTACTTATTGTATCTAGTGGTTGTAGCCATAGTTCTGGCGGGATGCGGCGCGTCGAGTAATAATTCAGATTCGGCAGCGAATACAGACAGCGCGTTCAGAAATGAAGCAGCATCAGAAGGATCAGCGGAGAGTGCGCCTGCAGCGGTAGAGGGTAAGGAGGATAGTCTGGCTAACACGGCGATGGCTGTCAATGATCAGGCTGCAGTGAAGGGCGGCGGCGGAAATTCGGCACTCCCTGGGGCCGTTGCTGGGCAAGGAACAGATGCTTCTGCCGGATTCACCGGCACCGATGTGGTAGCAGGGCTGAACAAGAAGCTGATCTACAAGGCGAACCTCAATATGGAGGTAAGCGACTACGGGGCAGCGCAGACGGAAGTGCGGAATATGGTCACTCTGGCCGGCGGCTACATTATCGAATTCTCAGAGAATATGTCTGAATATGAACAGGGCGGAACCTTTATCCTGAAAGTGCCTGCGGCGGGCTTCTCTCCGTTCCTGAACAATCTGGAGAAGATTAAGCATGAGAAGCTCCAGAGAAGCATCCAGGGGCAGGATGTGTCGGAGGAATATGTGGACCTGGAGTCACGCCTTAAGGCGAAGCAGATGATGGAGGCACAATATATTGATTTTATGAAAAAAGCGACCAAACCAGCCGATCTCGTCCAGTTCGCTAACCAGCTTGGGGAAATTCAGGAGCAAATTGAACAGATTAAAGGCAGAATGCGGTATATCGATCAGAACGTATCGTTCTCTACAGTGGAGCTCCGCCTCTACCAGACCGAGAAGAGTCTTACCCTTACGAAGAGTAATGCCCAGGGACCGCTGGGTGAACGGGCTTCGGAAGCACTCAAGAGCAGCTTGAAGGCGTTGTCTGTGATGTTCCAGTGGCTTGTTGTTGTACTGGCGGCTGCGCTCCCCGTCCTGCTGGTAGCTGGAGTGGTGGTTGCACTGGTGCTCTGGTTACGGAAAAGCTTCAAACGGCGCCAGCCCGCGCACCTTGAACAGGCGCGGCAGGGCGGCAATCGTCTGTCTGACCGGGAATCGCAGCCTCATCCTGAAGTGGCACCTGTAGTTCCGGCCGCACCGGAAGAGGAGAATACGGGTAAGCAGAACAAGTAG
- the msrA gene encoding peptide-methionine (S)-S-oxide reductase MsrA — protein sequence MSEFQADSINFKTEQATFAGGCFWCMVSPFEELPGIVKIISGYTGGHTVNPTYEEVCSETTGHVEAVQITFNPDIFPYSKLLELFWQQIDPTDAGGQFHDRGTSYGTAIFTHSEEQRQQAEASKAALQASGRFSAPIVTPILPAKPFYPAEEYHQGYHHKNPGHYKRYRKGSGREAFIEAHWTHKEDPQSLKERLTPLQYEVTQNSATESPFRNEFWDHHGDGIYVDIVSGEPLFSSEDKYDSGCGWPSFTRPIRDYAVKEKSDLSHLMVRTEVRSKTADSHLGHVFNDGPGANGLRYCINSAALRFVPKEDLEKEGYGEYRVLFQHV from the coding sequence ATGAGTGAATTTCAAGCTGATTCTATAAATTTCAAGACCGAGCAAGCCACCTTCGCCGGTGGATGCTTCTGGTGTATGGTATCCCCTTTTGAAGAGCTTCCCGGCATTGTCAAAATTATCTCCGGCTATACAGGCGGACATACTGTAAATCCGACCTACGAAGAGGTATGCTCGGAAACGACCGGACATGTTGAGGCGGTACAGATTACGTTCAATCCGGATATTTTCCCATATAGCAAGCTGCTTGAGCTGTTCTGGCAACAGATTGACCCCACCGATGCCGGAGGACAATTCCATGACCGCGGCACTTCTTATGGAACGGCCATCTTCACCCATTCGGAGGAGCAGCGCCAGCAGGCAGAGGCTTCCAAGGCGGCTCTTCAAGCCAGCGGACGATTCTCCGCTCCCATTGTAACGCCTATTCTTCCGGCTAAGCCCTTCTATCCCGCTGAAGAATATCATCAGGGCTATCATCACAAGAATCCCGGCCATTACAAGCGTTACCGTAAAGGTTCAGGCCGGGAAGCGTTCATCGAAGCCCACTGGACCCATAAGGAGGACCCGCAGAGCCTGAAGGAACGCCTGACTCCGCTTCAATATGAAGTGACGCAGAACAGCGCAACGGAATCTCCGTTCCGCAACGAATTCTGGGATCACCATGGGGACGGGATCTATGTGGATATTGTCTCCGGGGAGCCGCTGTTCAGCTCAGAGGACAAGTATGATTCCGGCTGCGGCTGGCCGAGCTTCACGCGTCCGATCCGGGACTACGCGGTCAAGGAGAAAAGCGATCTCAGCCACCTGATGGTCCGCACTGAGGTACGCAGCAAGACAGCGGATTCCCACTTGGGCCATGTGTTCAATGACGGCCCTGGCGCGAACGGACTGCGGTACTGCATCAACTCGGCAGCCCTGCGCTTTGTTCCCAAAGAGGATCTGGAGAAGGAAGGCTACGGCGAGTATCGTGTGCTCTTCCAGCATGTTTAA
- the ric gene encoding iron-sulfur cluster repair di-iron protein, translating into MHPGFTPEAMVRDIVLQFPKAADYFKAQRIDFCCGGAKPLAEAAAEKGLDPAAMVQELNKLQEQHPVLEEDTSWNEASSEELVDYIVNKHHRYLREELPLISQNVTKVFRVHGEDSPHLGEMHRLFNMLREELLQHTAKEEESEFPKMLAYTQNPSEEGLAELRGLLHNLEAEHDGAGEILRELRRVTNDYTPPAHACTTYRLTYARLEELEGMTFEHVHLENNILFLRYQ; encoded by the coding sequence ATTCATCCCGGGTTCACCCCGGAAGCAATGGTCAGAGATATTGTCCTGCAGTTCCCCAAAGCTGCAGATTATTTCAAAGCACAGCGGATCGATTTCTGCTGCGGAGGTGCCAAGCCGCTGGCTGAAGCTGCGGCCGAGAAGGGTCTTGATCCGGCAGCAATGGTACAGGAGCTGAACAAGCTGCAGGAACAGCATCCGGTGCTGGAAGAGGATACCTCATGGAACGAGGCTTCGTCAGAGGAGCTGGTGGATTATATTGTGAACAAGCATCACCGTTACCTGCGTGAAGAGCTTCCGCTAATCAGCCAGAATGTAACCAAGGTGTTCCGCGTTCACGGTGAGGATTCACCGCATCTGGGAGAAATGCACCGCCTGTTCAATATGCTGCGTGAAGAGCTGCTGCAGCATACGGCGAAGGAAGAAGAGAGCGAATTCCCTAAGATGCTGGCTTACACTCAGAACCCGAGCGAAGAAGGACTTGCTGAGCTGCGCGGATTGCTGCATAATCTGGAAGCCGAGCATGACGGGGCCGGAGAGATTCTGCGTGAGCTGCGCAGAGTTACTAATGACTACACACCGCCCGCACATGCCTGCACGACTTATCGTCTGACCTATGCCCGTCTTGAAGAGCTGGAAGGCATGACCTTTGAGCATGTGCATCTGGAGAACAACATCCTGTTCCTGCGTTATCAATAG
- a CDS encoding Gfo/Idh/MocA family protein, which yields MKQSVRKRVALIGIGDIARKVYLPLLSRHDQAEVVGVLSHSSATVERAVQAYRLQRGTTELTELLSWDLDAVFIHSPTTTHYELVTSCLAHGVSVYVDKPLSYDLEESRRMAELAENKGLLLGVGFNRRYAPMYTAAKSWLLKAGGISQSTAVKHRTKLQQGSSHETVHDDLIHMLDLLLWLSGGDYELLHSSLRADAEGRLLQASGMLGWENGTTGHYSMVRDAGADLEKLELHGHGRSVEVTDMERVILYEQGSLPRTQNFGSWDTVLERRGFSGAVSHYLSNIATPEQCGISASAVLPSHELAARLSR from the coding sequence ATGAAACAATCTGTCCGCAAGAGAGTGGCCCTGATCGGCATTGGCGATATTGCCCGTAAAGTCTATTTGCCGCTGCTCTCCCGGCATGATCAGGCCGAGGTGGTGGGGGTGCTCAGCCATTCCTCTGCTACGGTTGAGCGGGCAGTCCAGGCTTATCGCCTTCAGCGGGGCACAACCGAGCTTACGGAGCTGCTGTCCTGGGATCTGGATGCTGTGTTCATACATAGTCCTACAACTACACATTATGAGTTGGTGACCTCTTGTCTCGCGCATGGTGTGTCCGTGTATGTGGACAAGCCGCTCTCCTATGATCTGGAGGAATCCCGCCGGATGGCAGAGCTTGCTGAGAACAAGGGGCTGCTGCTGGGCGTGGGTTTCAACCGCCGCTATGCTCCGATGTATACCGCCGCCAAATCCTGGCTGCTTAAGGCCGGAGGCATCAGCCAATCCACCGCAGTCAAACACAGGACGAAGCTGCAGCAGGGCAGCAGCCATGAGACGGTCCATGATGACCTGATCCATATGCTGGATCTGCTGCTCTGGCTGTCCGGCGGGGATTATGAGCTGCTGCATAGCAGCCTGAGGGCTGATGCGGAGGGCAGGCTTCTGCAGGCTTCGGGAATGCTGGGCTGGGAGAACGGCACCACCGGCCATTACAGCATGGTCCGGGATGCCGGGGCCGATCTGGAGAAGCTGGAGCTGCACGGACATGGCAGATCGGTTGAGGTGACGGACATGGAACGGGTTATATTATATGAGCAGGGGTCGTTGCCGCGCACGCAGAACTTCGGCAGCTGGGATACTGTGCTGGAGCGCAGAGGCTTCAGCGGAGCGGTCAGCCATTATCTCAGCAATATAGCGACACCGGAGCAGTGCGGCATTTCCGCTTCGGCCGTATTGCCAAGCCATGAATTAGCAGCAAGACTAAGCCGCTGA
- the nirD gene encoding nitrite reductase small subunit NirD — protein sequence MERSNREYTIGAVEDFMLQIGRVVHAGEVELAIFRTSNGAVYAVRNHSPHPKGGPLAEGIVSGYYLYDPLHDWKIDLRTGEVQAPDRGQAEVYPVTVEGGVVKVTLPAAVTTLN from the coding sequence ATGGAACGGAGCAATCGGGAATATACGATAGGCGCAGTGGAAGATTTCATGCTGCAGATCGGCCGGGTAGTTCATGCGGGAGAGGTCGAATTAGCGATATTCCGTACATCGAACGGCGCAGTCTATGCGGTACGCAACCACAGTCCCCATCCGAAGGGCGGTCCGCTCGCAGAAGGAATCGTATCAGGCTATTATTTATATGATCCGCTGCATGACTGGAAGATCGACCTTCGCACCGGAGAGGTTCAGGCACCGGACCGGGGGCAGGCAGAAGTCTATCCGGTTACCGTAGAGGGCGGAGTTGTTAAGGTCACTCTGCCTGCGGCAGTAACAACCCTAAATTAA